TGTATTTTTTGAACTTTTAGATTTTCCACAAAATTTTCGCTGGAACTTGGTTTTCATCTCTCCAATCCATTAAGCATTTCAAGGAGTAATGCTACTCCCTCAGTTCCATATTAATTGTCACCCGGATTCTCTACTTTGCATGCAATTCCATAGAAATGTTTGCATTGCTCTGTTTCTATGACATGATCATTCAGAAAAATTACAGACCAAACAGGCTTGGATTTTAGGTACTTGGATTTTTCTAAGGGATTTTAGGTACTTTGCTTCGACATTTTCAACTTCAAAATAGTTAGGGGCTCTCTAAACCCACGATTCTTTCCCAGCCAGAAAATCCAATCAAAGCATGCAATGGATAGCCACACATATCATAGATACGACAGAGATTTAACTTAACGGATAACGAAACGTCAGGTAGAACAGACTACCCAGACCCAACGGACTTGACATGGCAAGAGTACATTCATACGAGTTCAACAGGGGCACGACGGCCTCAAAAGTCCATTCACTTCGTCACGGGGTGGGGTGATACTTTTGGCTGGTTATTTAGGTGATAACGGTTCTGGCTCGGCGCATCCATGGTCACCAGCTGGCCGTCAAGCTCTAGCCCATGGCGTACTTCTGTGTCCAGGAGCGCGCCGTGGACTCATACTTGGCCCTATCAGTCTTGTACATGTGAGCGATCTCGGGCACCAGAGGATCATCGGGGTTCGGGTCCGTCAGCAACGAACAGATTGACAGCAGGACCTGTTAACAGACAGGTAAACGTTAGAGAAACATAACTGAAGATTGTTGTGAGATGATGTTGCAAAGAAACCAAACTTATATCAGCAACAAGCTTTAAGCAAAAAATGAAACGTCCAAGCTAGGAATGCAGATCATTACCTTTGATATGGTCAAAGCCGGGCTCCACTGTTCCTTGAGAATGTCAAGGCAAATGCTGCCGTTGCTGTTGATGTTTGGGTGGAACACCTTGGTGCGGAAAGAGACCTGAAATATGTTAAAGTCCGAATGTCAGACAAAAATAGATGCATAGCAGGCAGCAGCAACCCAGTTGTTTGAGGAGCCCCAAGACATTCGTGTAACAGCAATTCCAGCATCAAAGGATCAAGATGAACTATTTTTTTACAAAGGTCAGTTCAGTACACTGGAAATTACCTTCGGGGGCTTGAAGGGGTAATCCGGTGGGAAATGAATGTTCACCAAAAATAGGCCACCGGTGAACGGGCTGTCCGAGGGTCCCATGATAGTGGCCTGCCAGTGGAACATGTCCTCACCTACAGGACCTGCCCAGATAAAAGGAGAGAAATACAGTATTACACAACAGTCAGACAAACACATTCGTACCAAGCCAGTCAAGTATTGAGTAAGAAACAAGTCTCATTTGCTGCGAGATCAAATAGTTTCTAGATTTAATTGTGTGAACAAGTTCAAAATTAGAAATGACATTATGTTATCAAGGGTTATCAATCCTATACACATCCAGTACAATGATTAGAATAATTCAAAGTTCATTGATTTTAATTTCAAGAGGTTAGTGGAACAAACTGCTGTATTAAATAACATCAAGACACCCAGGAGGCCAGGACATCCACTGTAGCCAGATCTCCATTAAAACACAGAACATCAGGTTTACACACATTATGAATGTTAAAGTTACTTCAGTAATTTTATTTATTCCTATATGCATTGATAGACCAAAGAAAACAGGTGACCATTACAACCACCAGCTactaaaacataggccactcaattAGTTTTACACAACATTAACAATGCTAAAGTTGCTCCAGTAATTATATTTCTCCCAGCATGCACTGATAGACAAGGGAAAACAGGTGATCATTGCAACCTACTAAAACATAGGCCACTCTTGACAATTCTCTCTATTGATTAGGCTAGTACTGTTTATGTTCTTTAAATCAGGTTTAAACATTAACAAAGCTAAAGTAGCTTCAGTAAGTATATTTATTCCAGTATGCATTGATAGACCAAGGAAGAAAAGCGACCATTGCAAGTCACCTACTAAAACATAGGCCACTCTCGACAATTCTCCCTATGGATTTGGTTGGCACTGTTTATGTTTCTTAAATGGTCTAGTCCATGCCTAACAGATAAGGTTGGTACAGTATGTTTAATAAGTAGTCCTAGTCCATGCATAACTGTCCATATAAACTGCAAGTCCTTGGCGATTTTAATTTCTTCTGGTTAATGGCAGTTAAGATAGCATATAGTGCCACAGGGTGGTGCATGTTCCGCCCATGTGGCACTGACCTAATGAGCTGTTGACAGTAAACTGTAATAAGGTTGGCATACCTTAACATAACAGAACAAAATCCAAGGGTTTTTTTAATGGCCTGCTCAGAAGATACATCACACACATGACATGAGTCAATCATATTAATAGGCCATGCACAGTTCATAAGCAGTATTCTCCACCAATCAATTCAGCAAACCTAAAAGCACTGCGCGAGCACAGCTAAACAATCGACAACCTAACCCCCATGACCAGAAACTAACAACCAAGACCACGCAAACGGCGCGCCCATCCTGACGCAATTCTACTCGGGGCGAGATCTAGACGGAATCGAACGGGGCGGAGGGGAAATCACCTGCGCTGCATGAGGTGGGAGGGTCCTTCTGCAGGTCCTTGAGCTCCTTGAGGATCCTCTTGGACGCCATGGGATCAAACCCTAAATCACCGAAATCCGGCACAGATCAGGCCCTAGAAAACAGATCGAACAGAGGGACGGGGTGTGGCGTCGCGCGTACCGaccggcgggggcgacggggccggCGGTgctgcggcggtgggcggcggccgcctctcccctctgcggcggcggacggcggttgGGGACCACGGGGCAAGAGGGGGCGAGAAGGAGTCGGAGGATTTGGGTGTGGGCAGGCCGGGGGCGCATTATATAGGGCGGAGGGGCGGCCTCGGCCGTCCGATCGCGGATCGACGGCCGCCCGCGGCTCGCGTGATGCTTACGCTGGACGCGCACAGATTCGCCCCCCTTTCGGTGCTTTTCGGGTGGGGAGGGAAATAAGAAGGTTTTTTTGGGGAAATTTCGCAAACAAGACGCCATTAGCCCTGAGCCGGTgacgatgacaggtggggccggtcccAACTCTAGGGTATTTGGAGGTAGTGATTCCCTTGATGAAGAGTAACATTTTTTCTCTCTACTACTTATacagtacttcctccgtttctaaatataagtctttttagagatttcaatatggagtGTACATTCACTCGTATGTAGTCCGTAGTGGAATTTttagaaagacttgtatttaggaacggagagagtacttataaAAGGTGTTCTTTTCCAAAGTGATTCGTCCAACCTTACATACGTTTttcctccttcttttctttttgatTTTCCTCTGTCTTTGGGGTTTTTCACCGATTTCCCATGAAACCCGTCTTAAATATCCCACCTTTTATTGAGTTAACAAATAAAATTATGTTGTCTTTCATAAACCAATAAAAAATGATAAAAACATGATTTTTGTTTAGGTAGTCATTGGTAGGGCTTTTTAAAACATTTATTTACAATCCATCGGGGTTTAAGTAATAGACTTGGCACACGTgcacgcatttttctggatttattttagacATTTCGGCAATGTTTATCCAGTTAGAGGAGACGTTCCGTACGACTACGAAACGTCTGTGGTGACTTTGTTAATCTTAATATGTTATGTCGGCTCAGTATCTTTGGGTGAGTATATATATGCGTATGAGAGCATTTGCGGATTGTATTGTGTACCAAAATAATATGGGTCGGTAAATCATGGACTAACATACTAGAATATTTATAGCATGTGACAAAGCATGAGCAATTGTCTATGTCATTTAGAAAATAGTGTCGCTCCTACTGCCAGACAAAGTATTTCGTCCAATCTTATATACGTTTTCCCTCCCTCTCTCCGTTTTAATTTTTCCTCTCCTATTTTATTCATTGTTTTATTTCAAAATCGTCTTAACTATTCCATCTTTAATTGTCTTATTTCAATAAGTTCTTACCAAATACTTCCTCCTTTTGGAGGGACGAGGCTCCTCTGCCGTTCGGCAGGGTGCCGTTCCATCCCTGACAGGTGGGCTCATTGAAAAACAGGcccacatggcagtgccacaactgCAGGTGATGTACGTCAGGGGAGCCGCTTCCCTTTTGGAGATACTTGTCGGAGTAAtggatggatgtatctagacgtattttagttttagatacatccatttttatccatttctccaaCAAGTATTTTTATTTAGGTAGATAAACCATAGGCGGAAATTTATAAATATTTATTTGTATAATCACATCAGGGCAAGTAAAAACACGAGCTAATGTATTAAATATTTATATCAATGTGATGCGTGGATAATTATCTAGTGaaggaaagaagaaaaggaagatgaCGAGAGACCATGCTGGATGAATATCCTTTTTTGTGCGGAAAAGGAACTTTCCATTCATCAACTAGGGGCCATGGCGGTGCGGTGGATCTCGGCCCTTACCAGCGAGAGGGCTCTATTTTCAATTGTTCCTTTGCGTTTTTATTAGGTttatgtcctgctcaggaagacgagacgacggcggctccctgaagatggaataagattatccccgcctagcccccgtcctTGGCGTGTGCAGGTGTGTCTCCGGCAAatctgtccttggtggatttgctcgaaTCTAGTCGTAGTTCGTCCACATTCATCTGTCTTCAGGTtcgatccttccgatctacgttattcttcatcggcggcggttgctgttttgCTGCGCTGGTCCTACAgggccttagcacaacgacttccTGACTGCCTACTActacaaggtttgcccggctctggcgagagaggggtgatgacggcagcgcgccttcggctcgcttcggtgattgtagtcgtcgctatgtggtctacggatctgaatgtaattttttaTTTATTGTGTTTGTTGTACTGTCATAattgaagataaatagatcgaaagttttctcgcaaaaaaagctAGGGGTGTTATAGTCTCGATTATATAAAGGAGAATCTCCTCCGGTGCATGGTATACCCAAATAGTCGTACGAGTCATACCCGTCTGAACAAGCTTATGGATGACAGTGATGCTACTGGAATTTTCTGTGATCCCTCTCAAATTCTGACTTGGTTACTGAAAGTTCCAAGTTAGGCCTAACAAACTAGAAAGAAAACAGTACATGTTTATATTCTATACACAATTATACTAAAAGAGATGTTTATAATTTCCAAAAGGGAATACTCAACAAATTTTATGGATACATAATAGTAGTTTGTTAGTAAAACCGCGGATAGAAAACGTGATATATCTCCCATTGACAAAATAGGGAAAAGTCAAATTGGTAGCACGTGGCAGACAACATTTGGTAGTAATACCTTTTGGTTTCTGGGAGTATATACACCCTGTATGAGTTTTTTTAATAACTACAAAAAAAGTTTAGTTTTTTTGAATAAACTAGATTTCTTGCATTAGTATATAAACTTTGTCAAACAAAAACCAAGCGTTGAGAAAAACAaattttatttgctattataggtcactattcacactattttggcTGAAAagtcttgctacctcttaagcatgcgttggtttcccttgaagaggaagggtgatgcagcaaagtagcgtaagtatttccctctgtttttgagaaccaaggtatcaatccagtaggagactacacgcaagtccctcgtacctgcacaaacaaataagaaccttgcaaccaacgcgataaaggggttgtcaatacttgcaaaagtgagatctgatagagataaaagataaatatttttggtatttttatgatatagattgaaaagtaaagattgcaaaatagtaaacgagatgtaaTATGAtaaaaagagactcgggggccataggtttcactagtcgcttctctcaagatagcaaattctacgatgggtgaacaaattactgtcgagcaattgatagaaaagcgcatagttatgagaatatctaggcatgatcatgtatataggcatcacgtccgcgacaagtagaccgaaacgattttgcatctactactattactccacacatcgaccgctatccagcatgcatctagagtattaagttcataagaacagagtaacgcattaggcaagatgacatgatgtagagggataaactcaatcaatatgatataaaccccatcttcttatcctcgatggcaacaaaaaaatacgtgccttgccgcccctgctgtcactgggaaaggacaccgcaagattgaacccaaagctaagcacttctcccattgcaagaaagatcaatctagtaggccaaaccaaactgataattcgaagagacttacaaagatatttaaatcatacataaaagaattcagagaagaatcaaatattgttcatagataatcttgatcataaaaccacaattcatcgaatctcgacaaacacaccgcaaaaagaattacatcgaatagatctccaagagaatcgaggagaactttgtattgagatccaaagagagagaagaagccatctagctaataactatggacccgaaggtctgtggtaaactactcacacatcatcagagaggccatggtgttgatgtagaagcccttcgtgatcgattccccctccggcggagcgccggaaaaggctccaagatgggatctcacgggtacaaaaggttgcggcggtggaaatagagtttcgtggtgctctcgatgttttcggggtatatgagtatatataggcgaaagaaataggtcggtggagccacgaggggcccacgagggtggggcgcgcctacccccttgggcgcgccctcctacctcgtggctgcctcgttccttccttgacgtccacgctaagtctcttggattgcgtttgttccaaaaataactcttccgaaggtttcattccgtttggactccgtttgatattcattttctgcgaaacactgaaataggcaaaaaaacagcaatttgcattgggcctttggttagtaggttagtcccaaaaataatataaaagtgcataataaagcccattaaacatccaaaacagataatataatagcatggaacaatcaaaaattatagatacgttggagatgtatcaagcattttcaagcttaattcctgctcgtcctcgagtaggtaaatgataaaaacggaatttttgatgtggaatgctacctagcataattctcaatgtaattttctttattgtggcatgaatgttcagatccgaaagattcaagacaaaaacttaatattgacataaaaataataatacttcaagcatactaacaaagcaatcatgtcttctcaaaataacatggacaaagaaagttatccctacaaaatcatatagtctggctatgctctatcttcatcacacaaagtatttaatcatgcacacccccgatgacaagccaagcaattgtttcatacttttgatgttctcaaactttttcaatattcacgcaatacatgagcatgagccatgaacatagcactatatgtggaatagaatggtggttgtggagaagacaaaaaggagaagatagtctcacatcaactaggcatatcaacgggctatggagatgcccatcaatagatatcaatgtgagtgagtagagattgccatgcaacgaatgcactagagctataagtgtatgaaagctcaacaaaacaaactaagtgggtgtgcatccaacttgcttgctcacgaagacctagggcattttgaggaagcccatcattggaatatacaagccaagttctataatgtaaaatttccactagtatatgaaagtgacaacataggagactctctatcatgaagatcatggtgctactttgaagcacaagtgtgataaaaggatagtaacattgtcccttctctctttttctctcatttttttatttgggcctttttctcttcttattttatggcctcttttttttcttttcttttttttcttttcatccggagtctcatcccgacttgtgggggaatcatagtctccatcatcctttcctcacttgggacaatgctttaataatgatgatcatcacacttttatttacttacaactcaaaaaattacaactcaatacttagaacaaaatatgactatgtgaatgcctccggcggtgtaccaagatgtgcaatgaatcaagagtgacatgtatgaaagaattataaaggtggctttgccacaaatacgatgtcaactacatgatcatgcaaagcaatatgacaatgatggagcatgtcataataaacggaacggtggaaagttgcgtggcaatatatcttggaatggctatggaaatgccataataggtaggtatggtggctgttttgaggaaggtatatggtgggtgtatgataccggcaaatggtgcgcggtaatagagaggctagcaatggtggaagggtgagagcgcgtataatccatggactcaacattagtcagaatgaactcacatatttattgcaaaaatctattagttattgaaacgaagtactacgcgcatgctcctagggggatagattggtaggaaaataccatcgctcgtccccgaccgccactcataaggaagacactcaataaataaatcatgctccgacttcatcacataacggttcaccatacgtgcatgctacgggaatcacaaactttagaacaagtatttctcaaattcataactacttcaactagcatgactctaatgtcgccatcttcatatctcaaaacaattatcaagtatcaaacttctcatagtattcgatgcactttatatatatgatagtttttattatactcatcttggatgttcatcatattaggactaattttatagccaaagcaaattaccatgctgttctaagagactctcaaaataatttaagtgaagcatgagagatcaataatttttataaaataaaaccaccaccgtgctctaaaagatataagcgaagcactagagcaaaattatctagctcaaaagatataagtgaagcacatagagtgttctaataaattccgattcatgtgtgtctctccaaaaggtgtgtccagcaaggatgattgtggtaaactaaaaagcaaagactcaaattatacaaaacgctccaagcaaagcacatatcatgtggtgaataaaaaatatagtatcaagtaaagttaccgatagacaaagacgaaacaggggatgaagcttaggcttttggttgtccttgaattttaccttggggtgccttgggcatccccaagcttaggctcttgccactccttgttccaaaacccatcaaatctttacccaaaaacttgaaaacttcacaacacaaaactcaacagaaaatctcatgagctccgttagcgaaataaaacaaaccaccacattaaggtactgtaatgaactcattatttatttatattggtgttaaacctactgtattccaacttctctatgcttcataccccccgatactagccatagattcatcaaataagcaaacaacacgcgaaaaacataatctgtcaaaaacagaatagtctatagtaatctgtatcaaacgtaaacttatggaactccaaaaattctaccaaattaggaagtcttaagtaatttttttattaatctactgcaaaaagaatcaactgaaaagcacgtttctgtgatttatgaaaactaatcttgtgcgcgcaaagtttctgttttttacagcaagatcaaataactatcgccgtaggttatcctaaaggttctacttggcacaaacactaattaaaacacaaacaccacaatcatagcagtagcatgaaggattatttattactaaatagaaacaaaaagcaagaaacaaaaaataaaattgggttgcatcccaacaagcgctatcgtttgacgccctagctcggcataaaagcaagaatagatctaggtattgccatgataatgataacGCAAATCgcaaaaactcatctcatactccctacgttcagcagcaagttttctttgtggcaagtaaaagtaatcaaaagggctaaatttaatgggacaaaagtccccaagatcaagctcgggaggtattggtacctcctttggcccctcatattgcacaaccaattcatcgttataagcattcttttggcaaaaagtcacgagcctttgttcaagagaaaaacctaacccattgttctggaTAGCAAAGTTATCATTAAATTCAGAAATCTTGttaactagaacatcggtagggaccttttttctaaggttttcattaaaagcaacatgatctaaagatcgtaagcgcattatgtcttcttgataaaaaaggatcgcttctatgggaggacggcaggcatccaccctataatgtgcaaagattttgtttgcttcttttattataaatctgaactcatgagctaaaaagatggtagctgcacgcttaacagaagaatgctcaatattggaaaattctagaaaaatcctctgTATCCAAGGATGCATGTGGATAAATTGTATTTCAAGTTCAACCacaagcaaagatatagcatccgcaagactactagttttgtGAAGAATAGACCCgcccatagtgggcaaagcaccggcgcaagtaaagaaatcttgaataactccttttccaataatattaccactaccaatccgaaactttttagtgtgtaaaataataggttcttcatgagcattatcaaaagcatcaaagttttccatgttatttccattatccttatcaacgataacctccccagtttcggACATGATGGCGGCAAATTGCACAAAGAGCGAGCACACAAAAGGTAAGCAAAAAGAGACGATCGGAGaaaaaaaagggcgaataaaacggcaaaggtgaagtgggggagaggaaaacgagaggcaaatggcaaataatgtaatgcgagggataagagtttgtgatgggtacttggtatgtcttgacttgtgcgtagatcttcccagcaacggcgccagaaatccttcttgctacctcttgagcatgcattggttttcccttgaagaggaaagggtgatacagcaaagtagcgtaagtatttccctctatttttagaaccaaggtatcaatccagtaggagactacacgcaagtccctcgtacctgcacaaacaaataagaaccttgcaaccaacgcgataaaggggttgttaattcCATCACGGCcagttgcaaaagtgagatctgatagagataaaaagataattttttttggtatttttatgatatagattggaaagtaaagattgcaaaatagtaaacgagatgtaatatgataagaaagagacccgggggccataggtttcactagtggcttctctcaagatagcaaattctacggtgggtgaacaaattactgtcgagcaattgatagaaaagcgcacagttatgagaatatctaggcatgatcatgtatataggcatcacgtccgcgacaagtagaccgaaacaattctgcatctactactattactccacacatcgaccgctatccagcatgcatctggagtattaagttcataagaacagagtaacgcattaggcaagatgacatgatgtagagggataaactcaagcaatatgatataaaccccatctttttatcctcgatggcaacaataaaatacctgtcttgctgcccctgctgtcactgggaaaggacaccgcaagattgaacccaaagctaagcacttctcccattgcaagaaatatcaatctagtaggccaaaccaaactgataattcgaaaagacttgcaaagatatttaaatcatacatagaagaattcagagaagaatcaaatattgttcatagataatcttgatcataaatccacaattcatcggatctcgacaaacacaccgcaaaaagaattacatcgaatagatctccaagagaatcgaggagaactttgtattgagatccaaagagagagaagaagccatctagctaataactatggacccgaaggtctgtggtaaactactcacacatcatcgaagaggccatggtgttgatgtagaagccctccgtgatcgattccccctccggcggagcgccggaaaaggctccaagatgggatctcacgggtacagaaggttgcggcggtggaaatagggtttcgtggtgctctcggatgttttcggggtatatgagtatatataggcgaaagaagtaggtcggtggagccacgaggggcccacgagggtgggggcgcgcctaccccctgggcgcgccctcctaccttgtggccgcctcgttccttccttgacgtccactccaagtctcctggattgcgtttgttaaAAAATAactctcacgaaggtttcattccgtttggactccgtttgatattcattttctgcgaaacactaaaataggcaaaaaaacagcaatttgcactgggcctttggttagtaagttagtcccaaaaataatataaaagtgcataataaagcccattaaacatccaaaacagataatataatagcatgaaataattaaaaattatagatacgttggagacgtatcaagtctaCGAGTGTTTTTtcattttgtggattttttcttaCAAGTACAACGGAAGGTCAACTTTATTTCTAAAATATTTTCAGAAGTTTTTATTTAATTACTATTTTTtcatatagggtgtatatacaccTATAGATCAAAAGTTTCCCTTCGATTTACAACCACAATGACCTAATCTGGGGCCTATATGTCCGCGGTCGCGTTCGGGCCCGTCCGCGCACAATGACCGAGCAAGCATTCAAAGTCAGCGTCCACAACCGGATCCATCAAATAAAATCCTCAAATTCATACTCCGAATAAAAGAAcaattttgctaaagcacatctaaatGTGTCATAAATATTACACATCTAAGTCTTA
This region of Triticum aestivum cultivar Chinese Spring chromosome 2D, IWGSC CS RefSeq v2.1, whole genome shotgun sequence genomic DNA includes:
- the LOC123055074 gene encoding ubiquitin-conjugating enzyme E2 28 isoform X1, translating into MRPRPAHTQILRLLLAPSCPVVPNRRPPPQRGEAAAAHRRSTAGPVAPAGFDPMASKRILKELKDLQKDPPTSCSAGPVGEDMFHWQATIMGPSDSPFTGGLFLVNIHFPPDYPFKPPKVSFRTKVFHPNINSNGSICLDILKEQWSPALTISKVLLSICSLLTDPNPDDPLVPEIAHMYKTDRAKYESTARSWTQKYAMG
- the LOC123055074 gene encoding ubiquitin-conjugating enzyme E2 28 isoform X2, encoding MASKRILKELKDLQKDPPTSCSAGPVGEDMFHWQATIMGPSDSPFTGGLFLVNIHFPPDYPFKPPKVSFRTKVFHPNINSNGSICLDILKEQWSPALTISKVLLSICSLLTDPNPDDPLVPEIAHMYKTDRAKYESTARSWTQKYAMG